GTtttgttataaatttttttcttatttttagaaattttataCATCATCATTGTTTTGTGGTGTTTATATCATTTgatgttttatatttttttcatttttaatacacacatacatacatgcatatatatatatatatatatatatcatttcttacAACAACTATTTTGATTTCTGTAACATATTTGCTATTTAacgtataataaaatatgctcaaaactaataaaattagactaattttgaaTGGTTCGATAAGCATTTTTCAACTAATGGTCTcaatgatttatatatttatctaatcGATTAATGTATAATATgcatatttttatagatattcaCACAAAATCGATTACGTATttttaaatacaaaatttaatttgtagTTTTATGCGATAACCACTTAGTAAAATTAGGCTAGTTTTTATTGGTTcaacaaatatttttcaacTAATGGCCTCAATGcgttatatatttatctaataattgtacaatatacatattttaataGATATTTACAAAAAACTAGTTACGTACTTTTTAAGTGCAAAGTTTGATgacaatattaattttttatattatcataatttcatatattacaataattttacCCTTATACCAATAGAAATTAGGTTAATATCTAATTGAATAACTAATTGTTAGTCTACTTAATTGTctcttatttattaaattggGCATTCTCTAGTAAGTCGAGAAGATATTGGATTTACATAACAGGGCTTGATCTGATTAAATCAGTtcccttaatttttttgtattattattttgataattttttcttttaatgagagagcatttattataatatgatacatttttacttatatatatggatgatGTCCTGCTTATGCctatgttttatatatatatatatatatatatatatatatatatctatatgaaagTAAGGATGAGTAGTGCCCGGCCAGATAACCTCATAACGTTTTATTTCAGAGCGGAATTTTATCggttttttgagtttttaaaattttaaactattttcgattataaaatctatatatatatatatatataaagcaaaGATGAAGTGGATCTAGCCAAATGACCTCAAAATGCTTGGTTTtggaatgaaattttctcagtttttttagtttttaaaatttaaattattttcggttataaaatattttcggccataaaattatcaaaaaaatcttccgaaattatttttagttataatattcaatttaaaaaactgaaaataccataaaatattttggatactaccagaaaatttaaattattttcggtTATAATACCAATTGAAGGCCATatgattaaattattttcatttataaaatattccgaaattattaaaaaaatctttgGATATTATGGTAATCTCCTATTGAAGGAAATACGATGATCATATTTGGAATCATattagaaaatagaaatatcaAACATGCTTTATCTCTTTGAATGGGATTCGCCATTAGAAACTGAATTAAATGGATGGGCGAGGGATCAAAATAAGTGGAATCTTAGTTCATAATCTTTCCTGAATGGCACAGTAAGCTTTTCTAAACTAAAATcagattatatttttatagacTCTTTGTGGTAAATTATAAATAGCATAACCTGAGACATTCAGTCAACTGCACAATTTGAGACGTTCAGCCAACTTAAACACTTTAGCTTGCTGAGTTTCTTAATCAAGACTAAGATATACTCTGAATTGAACTCGGGTGTCTCCTTCTCGTAGTATCCTTTTCAGTCCTAAACTGATatataatcaaaatatttctatTATGTGATGCACTTTctctttcaaatttttattcaaaatttctttttatacTAGTGGAACTATCTCATGTAATGCATGAGCTCCAcaactagtatatatatgacGTACTCCTTCGCCAGTTTTCACTACGGCATCGCATTGGTCCATCCTGTTGTAACCATAAAGAACTCTATGTATGTCTCCTTCTTTCTAGTTGTTGCCTCTTCACAATCTATCAGTAATGCTCTATATTTAAATACTTTCTCACCAACATAAAAGATTGAATTTTATTGGAGCAGACTTTCGTCATCTCATTAGCTTTAAATGTCTTAGACTTGTAATTTATAGTTAAGTAAAACATATTTCAATTTGATACAATTATTGTGAAGAATCTGAAGATTTTGacaatttaatatttcatattaaaaaaaatgaaaatgcatgaTTTCATTTGATAATAGAGTTTCTTGTGAGGGATCATATTTCTAATTACATGCATGATAATTTATGATAGtcaaatttaatgaaatatattacGCTGAGCTTGTTGATTTTTctcttgaaaaaatatataatatactctTTCAACGGCATTTATAGTGCCGATGCATCTCATCTATAATGAGAGAAATTTCatgaatttcattttattggtTGCCATCATAGGCAActacaaataattttttttgtgtttctCTCTAATTATTGTTGGTTCATTAAAGAtcactaaataaaaatatttatttaaatacttTACAAATCGTACTATAAGATTGAATTAAGGATCAAATAAGACTCATCTTATACTTTTTTATAGTTAAGTAAAACttattttgtaataattaaataaatgtgacaaaattaatttaagtttattattttatatggaAAAGTTTAGAAAAGAAGAAACGTATATAATATCATTAATTACTTCATAGTTAAGCAAACAATGTATAGATTCAAATTttactttcatatatttaaaaaaatatataaatttattatatattataaaaacaaaagaaagtcaCAAGAGTATGAAAAATATAGTATTCTCCACAAGGATTCTCGAAATGCTTCCGCTTTACTTATctatataatctataataataataataataataataataatagatagatagatagatagatagatagatatggaAATATGGACTAACttattaaaaatgatttttggtattttttttggaataaCTCCAAAAGATAACAATGGAATATATTCGAAAAACAATTCCTAAACATCCGTTATTATAAGATTGAATTGCGTTGAATCAAATTTTCACCATCTTATTCACTCCAAATTAGACTCTTCTTGTACTTTTTTCATAGTTAAGAAAATCAATCTTGGTAGCcaagtaaattttactttgtagTTAagcaattttatatattattttgcatatgaattttttaattatcaatataaGATAAACGAAACAAATTATACTATCGTCCAGGACTTTGAAATGCTTACGCTGTATAGAGACTCGAGGGTACTCATGTTACACGCCAAGGCGtacatcaaaataaaataaaacctaaGAATCGgagataattaaaaaaaaaaacaaattgatGGATAGTGGGATTGAGAGGCTGAGAGAGAAgatagtaaaataaaaagatatcgATTTATGGAAGGAAAAATAGAGTGaagaataaaattgaattgacAATATTATCTTTTAACTTATCCTTTTTACTTTGAATTGTATGACATTTAAACTTAGGATGAAgaatatttttcacttatcAACCATTCTATAAATAAGGAAGTTACAAAAtcaaacttttatttaaataatagtataagatatataatataataaataaatagatatagatataatatatagattgaagatatagatatatatagatataacaTTTTTCAGCTTATTGGCATGTATGAGAGGAGCACGCTATTGTCACAGATAAATGAGTATCAACAATTAACATGAGTTGGGAATGATGATTCGGCGTATATTTCCCATTAGCAAGGTCTTCCATTCAAGTTTTGTGAATGAACAAATCCATGATCGAAAGAACTTTCCCTAATAATGGACCGATCCAACTCAAACCTAAATCCGTTTGGAGTAGGGACCCTTTAAGCTTTCGGATATCAGGTGGTGTAcaccgaaaataaaaaataataaaataataaaaaaaaatcttagaGTCAACAGTTCCTCAGAGCACAACAATCAGACCTCATCTGTTCCAAAATTCCAAAATGTTTTGTTTCTGTCCTAGAAAAATTGTTTCCGTACACTACAGTGGATCAGAACAAATTTTTCCGACTTTCCAACTATGGGAAAGAACAAACTTAAAGTAGCGGCCTAAAATTTGCATAACTGGCCCAAAAGTACATCAACAAATACCCGGCTCGAACTTGTATTAGTCAGTACTCATGAGGGCTACTAAATACCCGGTGGGGCAGACTGAAAAAAGTATATCAACAAATAGCAACGTACAAACTTCCTCCTCTCAATTGCACACCACATCAGAATAGAAGCCTATCGTCCTCCTCTGGCAGTTCTGAATGCTGACCAGCTCCACATCAAAAACTTCAAACTGCTTCGAGCTGAAAAATGTTGAAGGCCCCACCTGCAGTCCAAAAATCCTTTTATCCCAGACATCCAActacatatacatatgaatAGTGTTACAGGGATCATCGTCATTGCTCTACTTctatgtttttaaaaaaaaagggacacTTCCAAGCAAATCCTTGTGCATGACCAAAAAACAAGACGATATCCATACATGTTACGCTGACTGCATGCATCTGACTCTGCTCATGTACTCTTACACACATTATGCTACATCTGGTGTGCAGGATTGACCACATAGTGACCTGGAATCAGTCACCGGGCAAAATGAGGCTATTTTACATGGTGATTCCATTCCCTTGCATCCATTCAGATTCATTCTTATGAAAAACCTTAAAAATTACATTTATATCGTCCTGAAGGGATGCCAAAAGATTATGCGAAGGGCTTAATAACAGAACAGGTTCGGACATCGACTCCATTTGGCTGCCTCTCATTCATGTAGGGGGGAGTCAGCAGCAGGAGAGGGATAGAAAGCTAAGGAATTGCCCCTTTGTCCAGCTTATTTTACTAAATCAGATGAGAGGGGGAGCCCAATATTTGCTCTTACCGTAACACCTATACCTGAGAACCACAGATTGTGCTTTATATGGGCAATATTGTCTACTTACAATTTTGTTATGCGAAGTCTCCCCTGTTTCCACTTCTCAAGCAATTTGGAGGGGTTTGGGAAATGCAACAGATCTTACATATCAACCATTACAAAAGGTTCTTCCAAAAAAATCCTATGTAGGTTTATTATCACCTCAATCTCCTAGAAAATGCAAAACAGAGAGGAAAAGAATccaaatgaatgaatttttagttttattcgCTTGCTTGTGGGTACACTACAGTTTGCACGCACTCAAGTGCGGTCAATACCTGGAAAGCCCTTGTGATTTCctcgaaaaaggaaaaaggaaagattAGGTTAATTCCTGTGTCCTTCCCCACAATTGCTCTACATGAAGATTTCTaccatatcctccaactcAGACCATGATTAATTTAGATGACAATGATTTCAAATGCTTTGCCATCAAGTAATAGTTTCACTAACAACACAGGTTGAGTTTTCTGTTTTATCTTGCTTTGAATTCTTGTACGAACTAGGAAGTATTCAGGGATCGAACAAGATTTTAATCTTATCAAGGACTACTTGACATAGCAAGATACAGTTCAGACACGTGCAGATCATGTTCTACTAAATCTCAACTCACCCAGCAAGTTCATGACAACTAATCTTTGTGGAAACTTTAATGgatgtttgttttattatgttcttatattgaaaataattgatGTAGACGAACAACAAACCAATGACTAacttgttaaaaaaaaaaggatgactTAAAGGGCAAATTATTGTATAAAACCCACTAgtattcatacatatatatatgtgaatgtgtgagagagagagagcgagacaCATACACAAAAGAGTCACATGAAAGACAAAGATAAATTGAAAGTAGTAAATCAGATACTAACAGGGGGTCCGAGTTCAGGAGGTATGATTATTCTCCTCTTCCCTCCAGGCCTCATGTCTCGAATACCTTCCTCAAACCCTGCATTGGTTCCCTTATTCAGCTTTTCAATTTATTGTAACACTCTTTCCTTCATATATTCACTCGGGCATTATAACAATTAAAGCTACAAAGATAACATCAAAAGTTATCTCTTCTTCAGCTTTCACTACATTTGAATGTATCTTGAATGCTCCCAGCTACAGGAATCTGGAGAGACCGTTAAAAAGAGAACTTTCTGCTTTGTAGGACTTCTCATGAAACTAAAAAAACAGTGCAAAATCTGGTCGACAGTACGTTACATGGGCTAAGATGGGAAACAAGGAAAAGCAAGGACAGGAGATATCAGAATTGCTGATTACTTAATGAATCCCTAACCATCAAGCAGATTAAAATTTCCTGATGAGTAATTCTAGACTCAACTGGCGATCAAACCTCTCATAAAGTCTCACTATACTTTGCCCCATTTATTCATAATCGAGCTCCAACTGACATTATGCCCGTTAGTATCATTTTCTCACCTGGAACCAATGCATTAGTACCCATTCGGATTTTTGCAGGAGCCCCCTGCAAGTATGTGCTGTCGATACGACGCCCTGACTCGTTGTAGCCCACGTAATGGAAAGTCACCTGCGAAAGGATCATAATAAGTGAGGGTAGCAGCTGCAGGGACCAAAATTAGTTTTACCTTGAATACACTTCCTAAACTACTATTTTCAACTTGCTACTCTGGATCAAATCATCTTTCCAAAGGTTTGTTGGGAATGATCTTTGATGCCATAAGTAAACGTAACTCCGTCATTCTTAATACTATTATACTGCAAGTAATGAGGTAGGTGCTACAAGccaaacaaacaaaaacataGAACCTGAAGAAAATGGAGGAGACAGCTTGCAAGTAAATAATCAACAAGAACAAAACACAAATTTTCATGCCTTATGTGAGGTATCTGATTGTGATGCCTggaatgaaatattttatataaagcAGTCGATGGAGTAgctaaagaaaataaaaggaaaacctGCTGACCAGACTTTGGGCAGTCCCCTTGACCGACTTGAAAATCCCGATAGATAAGCCCTGAATCTCTCTTAACATAATTATCCGATGTCACCACCTTCACTTCAAAACCTGAATTCTTCAAGCAAAATGATAAAGCTTCGACTGAATTCCAGCCTTCCAAAAAAGATCAGATACAACAAAAACTGGAACAAGGCTTGACTGTGACCTTCTCTAACAAAGTTAGGAAAATCTTCAGGTGCATTGTTGTCTCTTTGTATCCGCTTGTTCTGTTCAAGCAACCGTCTTTCATCATAAGGGTTTTTACTCTTTGTCTTTGCGGAAGAAGGCAGAGTCGGGAAAAAGCCCGAAGAGAGCAAATATAACAGCAGGGGCCTCCGGTTCAACCTCTTGTTAGGACGCAGTATATTATCACTCTGCACTCTTCAGATAAATGGAACAGTTAGGTAGAAGACGAATCTTCATGTTTAAATGGAGGTATCCGTGAATCTTACCCTTCTTCTCTCAAATTGTAATTCAAGAAGTTGTTTGTGTTTTCCATCTTTCGATCAACCGAAGACAGCATACTACATGCTGAAAATGTTTTGCCTGCAAGATCCAATtacatgagaaaattttataaatcaaAGAGGCATATCAGAGTAAATGATGTGAGAGTATACTTTGAGCCATGGGGcaattttaaaaccaaacagatATTTCTTGCTCACTCTCCTTATTTCCGCAAGCATGTTAATAAAAAGCTTTATGACTAATTCATATTTCCAACATTTTCTTGAGAACATGAACATAAAATTCCCGAGGAAAAGCTATCCATAacacattttggaccaccgagCACCGGGTATTGGACATTCGTTTCAAAATTCCTCCATCTTTCTCGTTATCTTTGACAATCTATATGCAGACGCAGAATACTCACATCATCACTTTAGAGCCTACTGATGCAGTTGTGAAAGAGAGCCAAAGAGATGCGAATCAACAGATCAATCAATCAACTTAACTCAGATCCAGACATTGACTAATAAGCCATCCAAATTAAAGACTCAGAAAACAAAACTTCTATTTCTAGACACATTACATTAAAAACACAACACTTCAACAATTCAAAGAAACAGTAACATCTCACCACCGATCAAAGAGAGGGTAGCGCAGTGGCGCACACCCTCTCTCTTGGTGACCTAAAGGTCCTAGGTTTGACACTCACGTGGGACTATTCGtgccctttattagatatttaggattttcatttcatcataCTAGGGCAATggacaccgaaaaaaaaaatctcaccaccgaaaaaaaaaaaactaacgtcTACACATAATAACCCAAATGAGAAATTCTACTATAACAAATTAAGGAAATTTCCAGCCTTCCATACAGAATACCATATATCAAATCAGTGGCCCCCTTTAATTATCATTAGAT
The sequence above is drawn from the Punica granatum isolate Tunisia-2019 chromosome 5, ASM765513v2, whole genome shotgun sequence genome and encodes:
- the LOC116209333 gene encoding peptidyl-prolyl cis-trans isomerase FKBP20-2, chloroplastic; translated protein: MPAISSPPCLLFFNSPLSLPCKTFSACSMLSSVDRKMENTNNFLNYNLREEGVQSDNILRPNKRLNRRPLLLYLLSSGFFPTLPSSAKTKSKNPYDERRLLEQNKRIQRDNNAPEDFPNFVREGFEVKVVTSDNYVKRDSGLIYRDFQVGQGDCPKSGQQVTFHYVGYNESGRRIDSTYLQGAPAKIRMGTNALVPGFEEGIRDMRPGGKRRIIIPPELGPPVGPSTFFSSKQFEVFDVELVSIQNCQRRTIGFYSDVVCN